A portion of the Chryseobacterium tructae genome contains these proteins:
- a CDS encoding alpha/beta hydrolase family protein has protein sequence MRINFFSNFYIWLLLIALPQIAFSQSADFTTQDVKFESQGITLAGSVLKPEKPFAAVVIVHGSDPVKREMEFAKRLAKEGIAVLTYDKRGVGESGGVYVGPSVGTNNIDPANLNLLAQDANAAVKTFRNLLKDKKVSIGLVGFSQAGWIIPIAASKNPQIDFMVLFSGPTITTLEQLRFQFYTNGNKQFWENHTEADAIEHTRNDPDKYQFTATDPKASLNTLSIPGLWLFGEKDIQIPVKLCIEQLDTLKVQGKPFEYTLFPKLGHNTSSSNDTAPVDIAVQWMKQKALDIKNSKFSK, from the coding sequence ATGAGAATTAACTTTTTTTCTAACTTTTATATTTGGCTGTTACTAATAGCTTTACCTCAAATAGCATTTTCACAATCTGCCGATTTTACCACTCAGGACGTAAAGTTTGAAAGTCAGGGAATCACTCTTGCGGGCTCAGTTTTAAAGCCTGAAAAACCATTTGCAGCAGTTGTAATTGTTCACGGATCTGATCCGGTAAAAAGAGAAATGGAATTCGCAAAACGCCTTGCTAAAGAAGGCATTGCTGTATTAACATACGACAAACGCGGAGTTGGAGAATCTGGTGGTGTGTACGTAGGCCCATCTGTTGGCACAAATAATATTGACCCTGCTAATCTCAATCTATTGGCTCAGGATGCCAATGCTGCTGTAAAAACATTTCGAAACCTTTTAAAAGATAAAAAAGTATCAATTGGATTAGTGGGCTTCAGTCAGGCAGGATGGATCATCCCAATTGCTGCAAGCAAAAATCCACAAATTGATTTTATGGTTTTATTTAGCGGCCCTACCATTACAACTTTGGAACAGCTTCGATTTCAATTTTACACGAATGGGAACAAACAATTTTGGGAAAATCATACAGAAGCAGATGCTATAGAGCATACCAGAAACGATCCGGACAAATATCAATTTACAGCCACCGACCCAAAAGCCAGTCTGAATACCCTTTCAATTCCCGGGCTTTGGCTTTTTGGTGAAAAAGACATACAGATTCCGGTAAAGTTGTGCATAGAACAATTGGATACCCTTAAAGTTCAAGGTAAGCCTTTCGAATATACTCTCTTTCCTAAACTGGGGCACAATACTTCTTCCAGCAATGATACGGCTCCTGTTGATATTGCTGTACAATGGATGAAGCAGAAAGCTTTGGATATTAAAAACTCTAAGTTCTCAAAATAA
- a CDS encoding T9SS type A sorting domain-containing protein codes for MYTNIARDGFVISNKNNSNQFEYTIYSMDGKEIIKGFAYYNKNIDLSKVPRGNYLFSYKDEKGLLQQIKIFR; via the coding sequence GTGTATACCAATATAGCCAGAGATGGCTTTGTTATCAGTAATAAAAATAACAGCAATCAATTTGAATACACAATCTACTCAATGGATGGAAAAGAAATCATCAAAGGTTTTGCTTATTATAATAAAAACATAGATTTATCAAAAGTACCAAGAGGAAATTACCTCTTTAGCTATAAAGATGAAAAAGGCCTTTTACAGCAGATTAAAATTTTCAGATAA
- a CDS encoding dihydrofolate reductase family protein, whose amino-acid sequence MKVTVIANISANGKVLLSDHPHHQLPAEAMAFYLAFAKKVGNLVIGFKTFENFLTFPQQVKDHFNGIEIVILSEKPYPSKDYKTVKSPEEAIEYMSEKGWHEMAVGGGTGAFNAFINKDLVTDIYFNIHPLITGVGGV is encoded by the coding sequence ATGAAAGTAACAGTAATTGCCAACATTTCAGCTAATGGTAAAGTATTATTATCCGATCATCCACATCATCAGCTGCCAGCAGAAGCGATGGCGTTTTATTTAGCATTCGCAAAAAAAGTGGGGAACCTTGTCATAGGCTTTAAAACCTTTGAAAATTTTTTAACCTTCCCACAGCAAGTCAAAGATCATTTCAACGGAATAGAAATCGTAATACTCTCTGAAAAACCTTACCCATCAAAAGACTACAAGACAGTTAAAAGTCCTGAAGAAGCTATTGAATATATGTCAGAAAAAGGCTGGCACGAAATGGCAGTTGGTGGTGGAACAGGTGCTTTTAATGCCTTTATCAACAAAGATTTGGTAACGGATATTTATTTTAATATTCATCCACTCATCACAGGAGTTGGCGGTGTTTAG
- a CDS encoding SLATT domain-containing protein, producing the protein MSNTQQRRYSDYLNKTFLEELNYKIWVTKGCRFNASSRLIRTGKLSNLAINMISVYLTIAGLITVYNINSKIIDDNLLAYLITSLSILALVFGQIESSKDYTLKSKEFHNCGLELSEIYNKLRIFKTLEENPSQERKNQFTEEISISYQKVLEKYDNHLQIDNNIFKTKKASYHELNYWQIIKYKSEYYLHSYFLYHILIIVPAILIILLIVYRN; encoded by the coding sequence ATGTCAAATACACAACAGAGAAGATATAGCGACTACTTAAATAAAACGTTCCTAGAAGAGTTAAATTACAAAATATGGGTTACTAAAGGTTGTAGGTTTAATGCCAGTTCCAGGCTCATAAGAACTGGGAAATTATCAAACCTTGCAATAAATATGATTTCTGTTTATTTGACAATTGCTGGTTTAATTACTGTCTATAATATAAATTCGAAAATTATTGACGACAATTTATTAGCATATTTAATAACTAGCTTGTCAATTCTTGCTCTAGTATTCGGGCAAATAGAAAGCTCAAAAGATTATACGCTGAAATCTAAAGAATTTCATAATTGTGGTCTTGAATTATCTGAGATTTACAATAAGCTTAGAATTTTTAAAACTCTTGAAGAAAATCCTTCTCAGGAAAGAAAAAATCAATTCACTGAAGAAATATCTATTTCCTATCAAAAAGTACTTGAGAAATACGACAATCATTTACAAATAGACAATAATATTTTCAAAACAAAAAAAGCAAGTTATCATGAATTGAATTATTGGCAAATAATAAAATATAAATCTGAGTACTATTTACATTCATATTTTCTTTATCATATTTTAATTATTGTACCAGCAATCCTTATCATACTCTTAATAGTTTACCGCAACTAA
- a CDS encoding Kelch repeat-containing protein, translated as MKTRLLFLTFLGSLLTHAQTLDFKNLANMSVGRGAAASVIVDDNIYVSNGYQDKGGNANYIEKYNITDNKWSVLNPTLLSKKFANSETYNNKIYIFNGWGNSHLEIVDLETNKVTKGAVNRSYTGNAGSATHNGKIYVFGGSGLNGVATTVFSNRFQYYDIASDTWHPLPDMPTARETKGKIVNDKLYVIGGFNGTPSRLINVYDLKTDLWINQYTMPAGISGHSLAVSGNKIFIAGGYNNQTFLAYFDTTTNKFHQLSSNMIPRRHATAEVYNNKLYIIGGSTTSLTSSAIKVYKWQISAKVYSLQIQIIMGHWRKRCIPI; from the coding sequence TTGAAAACAAGATTATTATTCCTTACATTTTTGGGCTCACTACTAACCCACGCACAAACCCTTGATTTTAAAAATCTCGCCAATATGTCTGTAGGCAGAGGTGCTGCAGCCAGTGTAATTGTGGATGATAATATCTATGTGAGCAATGGATATCAGGACAAGGGTGGCAATGCCAATTATATTGAGAAATATAATATTACGGATAACAAATGGAGTGTTCTCAATCCTACTCTGCTTTCCAAAAAGTTTGCTAATTCTGAGACTTACAATAATAAAATTTATATTTTTAACGGTTGGGGAAACAGCCATCTTGAAATTGTAGACCTTGAAACCAATAAAGTAACAAAGGGCGCTGTTAATCGTTCCTATACCGGAAACGCAGGTTCTGCCACCCATAACGGCAAAATATATGTATTTGGCGGCAGCGGACTGAATGGAGTGGCAACTACAGTCTTTTCTAATAGATTCCAGTATTATGATATTGCCTCAGATACATGGCATCCGTTACCTGATATGCCCACAGCCAGAGAAACTAAGGGCAAAATTGTGAATGACAAGCTTTATGTCATTGGTGGTTTTAACGGTACCCCATCTCGCCTGATCAATGTTTACGACCTCAAAACTGATCTTTGGATCAATCAATATACAATGCCTGCTGGTATATCAGGCCACTCATTAGCTGTATCCGGCAATAAGATTTTTATTGCAGGGGGTTATAATAATCAAACTTTTCTGGCTTATTTTGATACTACAACCAATAAATTCCATCAGCTATCATCCAATATGATTCCCAGAAGGCATGCTACAGCGGAAGTATATAACAATAAACTGTACATCATCGGCGGAAGTACAACGTCTCTCACCAGCTCAGCTATTAAAGTATACAAGTGGCAGATATCAGCGAAAGTGTACTCGCTACAAATACAAATAATAATGGGACATTGGAGAAAAAGGTGTATACCAATATAG
- a CDS encoding DUF2461 domain-containing protein: MKKTFEFLTQLTKNNNRDWFASHKSEYDLVVKENKVFFNQIYTELQEYDKLKGIHIFRIYRDVRFSKDQTPYKTNFGVGYSRSKPMLRGGYYIQLEPGNSFVGGGFWGPETKDLLRIRQEFELGTQEIEKITSDKTFINYFGELKGDSVKTAPRGFDKNHPAIELIRKKQYIVMRKFTDQEVFSENFQKEVVQTLLAMRPFFDYMSEVLTTDLNGEPLF; this comes from the coding sequence ATGAAAAAAACATTTGAGTTTCTTACCCAATTAACAAAGAACAACAATCGGGACTGGTTTGCCAGTCACAAATCTGAATATGATTTGGTCGTAAAAGAAAACAAAGTATTTTTTAACCAGATCTATACTGAACTTCAGGAATATGACAAATTAAAAGGAATTCATATTTTCAGGATTTACAGAGATGTTCGTTTTTCCAAGGATCAAACGCCTTATAAAACCAATTTTGGTGTGGGGTATTCTCGTTCAAAACCAATGCTGAGAGGTGGATATTATATTCAGCTAGAACCTGGAAACAGTTTTGTAGGCGGTGGATTTTGGGGACCTGAAACCAAAGATTTACTCCGCATCCGCCAGGAATTTGAACTTGGTACACAAGAAATCGAAAAGATTACTTCTGATAAAACCTTTATCAACTATTTCGGAGAACTCAAAGGGGATTCTGTAAAAACAGCTCCACGAGGTTTTGATAAAAATCATCCGGCTATAGAGCTTATCAGAAAAAAACAATACATCGTCATGCGAAAATTTACTGATCAAGAAGTTTTCTCAGAAAATTTCCAAAAGGAAGTCGTACAAACGTTGCTTGCCATGCGTCCATTCTTTGATTACATGAGTGAAGTCCTTACAACAGATCTCAACGGAGAACCTTTATTTTAA
- a CDS encoding HTH-like domain-containing protein, giving the protein MLKDKYENAPAQEQVVNIHLFGIECAEIIKKNNS; this is encoded by the coding sequence ATTTTAAAAGATAAATATGAAAATGCACCTGCACAGGAACAGGTTGTAAATATCCATTTATTTGGAATTGAATGTGCAGAAATCATTAAAAAAAATAATTCTTAA
- a CDS encoding helix-turn-helix domain-containing protein, which produces MDRIEFRIAFGKRVEKFRKKMGLSYRELAQKCDVDHSNISKIEKGEVDLRISTIQELAKGLEVHPQELFDFKID; this is translated from the coding sequence ATGGATAGAATTGAATTTCGAATCGCTTTTGGTAAAAGAGTTGAAAAATTTAGAAAGAAGATGGGATTAAGCTATCGGGAGTTAGCTCAGAAATGTGATGTAGACCATAGTAATATTAGCAAAATTGAAAAAGGAGAAGTTGATTTAAGAATTTCAACAATTCAGGAACTAGCCAAAGGCTTGGAAGTTCATCCTCAGGAATTGTTTGATTTTAAAATTGATTAA
- a CDS encoding SMI1/KNR4 family protein produces MIIIKIEKIKETWANQNIKLSPPATEESIKATEEMINFPFPDDFKEFYLQLDGFLDWDWTRNMFSIWPLARIQEEYHNQTDKNFIVFADYLINSIQMGFMKGKKGVFKNYDETPEWIADTFSEALFLIDSDADILY; encoded by the coding sequence ATGATTATTATTAAGATCGAGAAGATTAAAGAAACATGGGCGAATCAAAACATAAAATTGAGCCCGCCTGCAACAGAAGAGTCCATTAAAGCAACAGAAGAAATGATCAACTTCCCGTTTCCTGATGATTTTAAAGAATTTTATTTACAATTGGACGGCTTTCTGGATTGGGATTGGACAAGGAATATGTTTTCAATCTGGCCTTTAGCAAGAATTCAGGAAGAATATCATAACCAAACAGATAAGAACTTCATTGTATTTGCCGACTATTTGATCAATTCAATTCAGATGGGCTTTATGAAAGGAAAAAAAGGAGTTTTTAAAAATTATGATGAAACACCGGAATGGATTGCAGATACTTTTTCTGAAGCCTTATTTCTTATAGATTCGGATGCTGATATTTTGTATTGA
- a CDS encoding SHOCT domain-containing protein, whose product MKRLVFLLTLLVFGVSFAQTAPTFENDTLTTSTGFKVYEGLDLKIGTGSMNDGDFKFIRTNASSMFNYTSTTGYQGLANQANSFKRSNSGLTFKVKKIMPRGSKRNGFVYYAKIGSGLMNYEIDLENAIKSGELIIPAEFLSKEKSQNLNSETKYDKLKKIKELKDSGVLSEEEFQKEKDKIMEEK is encoded by the coding sequence ATGAAAAGACTAGTATTTCTATTGACCCTTTTAGTTTTTGGGGTTTCTTTTGCTCAAACAGCTCCAACATTTGAGAACGATACCTTAACAACCTCTACAGGATTTAAAGTATACGAAGGGTTAGACTTAAAAATCGGGACAGGCTCTATGAATGATGGTGATTTTAAATTTATCAGAACCAATGCCTCTTCAATGTTCAATTATACCTCAACAACAGGTTATCAGGGATTGGCTAATCAGGCAAACTCCTTTAAAAGAAGTAATTCAGGACTGACTTTCAAGGTAAAAAAGATCATGCCCAGAGGCAGTAAACGAAATGGTTTTGTGTATTACGCTAAAATAGGAAGTGGCCTTATGAACTATGAAATTGATCTTGAGAATGCCATTAAATCTGGTGAGTTAATCATTCCTGCAGAATTTCTCTCTAAAGAAAAATCTCAAAATCTAAATTCAGAAACAAAATATGACAAGCTGAAAAAGATTAAAGAATTAAAAGATTCAGGTGTTCTGTCCGAAGAAGAATTCCAAAAGGAAAAAGATAAGATAATGGAAGAAAAATAA
- a CDS encoding tetratricopeptide repeat protein produces MKQIILLLSVLLCLINIQAQQNQTDYFLGKRTYCKKPDNERVNKIYPLGIRAVQQKLYLGAAFNIFAEVIEKDNDFCDAYFWAGYTLRLSNEEDKAVIFYHAADSLAQNRSIEFKQNLATLAMKVGRMSFSRKKFKEMTEYFPESPEGYYGIGLTSLFIEDYKNGLENINIAESKYNTPNKDTQCLKAVLLTLNEKYEEAIPYFEKAESNFKKDDTFNGCYALSLKQIGIKNSNEKLIKKSQKYYERVQNKEGLPEVVKNALKT; encoded by the coding sequence ATGAAACAAATCATATTGCTTTTATCAGTCCTGTTGTGTCTGATAAACATTCAGGCTCAGCAAAATCAAACCGATTATTTTTTAGGAAAAAGAACCTATTGTAAAAAACCGGATAATGAAAGAGTCAATAAAATATATCCTTTGGGAATAAGAGCTGTTCAACAGAAGTTATATCTTGGTGCTGCTTTCAACATCTTTGCAGAAGTTATAGAAAAGGATAACGATTTTTGTGATGCCTATTTTTGGGCCGGTTATACTTTAAGACTGAGCAATGAAGAGGATAAAGCGGTTATTTTCTATCATGCGGCAGACAGCCTTGCTCAAAACAGATCCATAGAATTTAAACAGAATCTTGCCACTCTCGCTATGAAAGTCGGAAGAATGAGTTTTTCAAGAAAGAAATTCAAGGAAATGACAGAATATTTTCCTGAAAGTCCTGAAGGGTATTATGGAATTGGGCTTACCTCTTTATTTATAGAAGATTATAAAAACGGACTCGAAAATATAAATATTGCCGAAAGTAAATACAATACACCAAACAAAGATACTCAATGCCTCAAAGCGGTATTGTTAACATTAAATGAAAAATATGAAGAGGCTATTCCTTATTTTGAAAAGGCAGAATCCAACTTTAAAAAGGATGATACTTTTAATGGATGCTATGCATTAAGTCTGAAGCAAATCGGAATAAAAAATTCAAATGAGAAATTGATCAAAAAATCTCAAAAATATTACGAAAGGGTACAAAATAAAGAGGGTTTACCTGAAGTGGTAAAAAATGCTTTAAAAACTTAA
- the dcm gene encoding DNA (cytosine-5-)-methyltransferase, with product MSEYLTLAETAELLGKNKETLRRWDREGKLSAVREPISNYRVYRKEDVEILFAEFFKNEINETFSNFVEPNHEYKVLELFAGAGGLAVGLEKAGLKCAALNEIDKYACQTLRKNRPHWNVLEGDIKNFDFTEYKDQIDVVTGGFPCQAFSYAGKRLGFEDARGTLFYEFARVVKEVNPPICIGENVRGLLNHDGGKTLEGMKSILNEIGYNVVPIQVLKAINFKVPQKRERLILVGIRKDIEIQYEYPTPYKKIYNLSEALKKGELFDCDVPKSNGAKYPASKEAVLDLVPPKGYWRDLPVEIQKDFMGASFYLGGGKTGMARRIGWDEPCLTLTCSPAQKQTERCHPDETRPFTVREYARIQTFPDDWQFEGPMAQQYKQIGNAVPVNLGCEVGYSIIQFLNKYYQVNRN from the coding sequence ATGAGTGAGTATCTTACGTTAGCTGAAACAGCAGAATTGTTGGGTAAAAATAAAGAAACTTTAAGAAGATGGGATCGAGAAGGTAAACTTTCTGCAGTACGTGAACCCATAAGTAACTATAGAGTATATAGAAAAGAGGACGTCGAAATATTGTTTGCTGAATTTTTTAAAAATGAAATAAATGAAACATTTTCAAACTTTGTAGAGCCTAATCATGAATATAAAGTGTTAGAACTTTTTGCAGGAGCAGGAGGATTAGCTGTAGGTCTTGAAAAGGCTGGCCTTAAATGTGCTGCCTTAAATGAGATTGATAAGTATGCCTGCCAAACTTTAAGGAAAAACAGACCTCATTGGAATGTCCTGGAAGGAGATATTAAAAATTTTGATTTTACCGAGTATAAAGATCAAATTGATGTTGTAACGGGTGGTTTTCCTTGCCAAGCTTTTAGTTATGCCGGAAAAAGATTAGGTTTTGAAGATGCAAGAGGAACATTGTTTTATGAATTTGCCAGAGTTGTTAAAGAGGTGAATCCTCCTATTTGTATAGGTGAAAATGTTAGAGGTTTATTGAATCATGATGGTGGAAAAACACTTGAAGGGATGAAATCTATTTTAAATGAGATTGGCTATAATGTAGTTCCTATTCAAGTATTAAAAGCCATCAACTTTAAAGTTCCTCAAAAAAGAGAAAGATTAATTTTGGTGGGAATCAGAAAAGATATTGAAATTCAATATGAATATCCAACGCCTTATAAAAAAATATACAATCTTTCAGAAGCCTTAAAAAAAGGAGAGCTATTTGACTGTGATGTGCCAAAATCAAATGGAGCAAAATATCCTGCAAGTAAAGAAGCTGTTTTGGATTTGGTTCCTCCTAAAGGATATTGGAGAGATTTACCAGTAGAAATCCAAAAAGATTTTATGGGCGCCAGTTTTTATTTAGGTGGGGGAAAGACCGGAATGGCTAGACGTATTGGCTGGGATGAACCTTGTTTAACTTTAACATGCAGTCCGGCACAAAAGCAAACCGAAAGATGCCATCCGGATGAAACTCGTCCATTTACAGTAAGAGAGTATGCAAGGATACAAACATTTCCTGATGATTGGCAATTTGAAGGGCCAATGGCTCAGCAATATAAACAAATAGGAAATGCAGTTCCTGTTAACTTAGGATGTGAAGTGGGTTATTCAATAATTCAGTTTTTAAATAAGTATTACCAAGTAAATAGAAATTAA
- a CDS encoding PmeII family type II restriction endonuclease translates to MTEEKRLEILQNAKEFFRREIVTSHIEGASKRASKLSEYNINPFLFKYLANFLTGNDNAESIARALVLPRILGSSINTSFGMRIQKLIGELFQGLGSTTSGIDIEFIDALDGRRKYCQLKAGPNTINHDDITTVLNHFNGVRNLARTNNLTIGINDMIVGVVYGEESELSAHYKRISQSYPVIIGKEFWHRLTGKENFYFDLIDAIGDVALEVDGRHIVENTIEKLTYEIQEKYFK, encoded by the coding sequence ATGACAGAAGAAAAAAGACTCGAAATTCTACAAAATGCTAAAGAGTTTTTCAGAAGAGAAATTGTAACAAGTCATATAGAGGGAGCTTCTAAAAGAGCAAGTAAACTATCTGAATATAATATAAATCCTTTTTTATTTAAATATTTAGCCAATTTTTTAACAGGAAATGACAATGCTGAAAGCATAGCAAGAGCATTGGTTTTACCAAGAATTCTGGGTTCTTCAATTAATACTTCATTTGGTATGAGGATTCAAAAGCTAATAGGAGAATTATTCCAAGGACTTGGCTCAACGACCTCAGGTATTGATATAGAGTTTATTGATGCCCTAGATGGAAGAAGAAAATATTGCCAATTAAAAGCAGGCCCCAATACTATTAATCATGATGATATTACAACAGTCTTAAATCATTTTAACGGAGTCCGAAATCTAGCTAGAACTAATAATTTAACTATCGGAATAAATGATATGATTGTTGGCGTTGTTTATGGAGAAGAATCAGAATTAAGCGCTCACTATAAACGAATTTCACAATCTTATCCTGTAATAATTGGTAAAGAGTTTTGGCATAGACTTACAGGAAAAGAGAATTTTTACTTTGATCTTATTGATGCAATAGGTGATGTAGCATTAGAAGTTGATGGCCGTCATATAGTTGAAAATACTATAGAGAAACTTACGTATGAAATACAAGAAAAATATTTTAAGTAA
- a CDS encoding winged helix-turn-helix transcriptional regulator, whose translation MSTKKNDISKEQILALKDAIELLGGKWKFCILHNLYHHETMRFKDLQEIAQGISPKVLSKVLQELEENLLITRTVNNTKPVTVSYALTTHAEETEDVVNALINLG comes from the coding sequence ATGAGTACTAAAAAGAATGACATCAGTAAAGAACAAATATTGGCCCTTAAAGATGCCATTGAATTGTTGGGTGGCAAATGGAAATTCTGTATTCTGCATAATTTGTATCATCACGAAACCATGCGGTTTAAAGATTTGCAGGAAATAGCTCAAGGAATAAGTCCAAAAGTTTTATCCAAAGTGCTGCAGGAACTGGAAGAGAATTTACTGATCACCCGAACGGTTAATAACACCAAACCTGTTACCGTTTCGTATGCACTTACCACACATGCCGAAGAAACCGAAGATGTGGTTAATGCTTTAATTAATTTGGGTTGA
- a CDS encoding DUF6624 domain-containing protein produces MDYDTKIEMKIKKILFSTLTALVLMISIFLYMNRDKFVYVGSVDIIEVDCSKKNQILSEVFESDQRIRKSNELIKYAKEDHRNQELVISIIEKCGMPTLKEVDQKHMDAIWLGLQHSTKEIRKKYFPQIEKAVKNGDLSKQQYALMKDRMLMDEGKPQIYGSQIENGKLYTLENPETVNERRKEMGLEPIEDYLKYFNIQFNPN; encoded by the coding sequence TTGGATTATGACACAAAAATAGAAATGAAAATAAAAAAAATATTATTTAGCACATTAACCGCTCTTGTTTTAATGATATCAATATTCCTTTATATGAATAGGGATAAATTTGTCTATGTAGGTTCAGTAGATATTATTGAAGTAGATTGCAGCAAAAAAAATCAAATCTTGAGCGAAGTTTTTGAAAGTGACCAAAGGATTAGAAAATCAAATGAACTCATCAAATACGCTAAAGAAGATCACAGGAATCAGGAATTAGTGATTAGCATTATTGAAAAGTGTGGTATGCCGACATTAAAGGAGGTGGATCAAAAACACATGGATGCAATCTGGTTGGGTCTGCAACATAGTACTAAAGAAATCAGAAAAAAGTATTTTCCACAAATAGAGAAAGCGGTAAAAAATGGAGACTTATCTAAACAGCAATATGCATTGATGAAAGATAGGATGTTAATGGACGAAGGAAAACCCCAAATATATGGTTCACAAATAGAAAATGGTAAATTGTATACATTAGAAAATCCTGAAACTGTAAACGAAAGAAGAAAAGAAATGGGATTGGAACCAATAGAGGATTATTTAAAGTATTTTAATATTCAGTTCAATCCGAATTAA